The proteins below come from a single Sphingomonas carotinifaciens genomic window:
- a CDS encoding nucleotidyltransferase family protein, producing MGIEHVAIFGSTARGEAGAHSDLDLAVRLRSDIRLGWDYFTLDERVAALLGVAVDIVTEPTDRPRLQAQIDRDRVNAF from the coding sequence ATGGGTATCGAACATGTGGCGATCTTCGGTTCCACCGCGCGGGGGGAAGCAGGGGCGCACTCCGACCTCGACCTAGCGGTGCGTCTGCGCTCCGATATCCGCCTGGGCTGGGATTACTTCACGCTGGATGAGCGCGTAGCGGCGTTGTTGGGCGTGGCTGTTGACATCGTGACGGAGCCGACCGACAGGCCGCGCCTCCAAGCGCAAATCGATCGCGACCGCGTCAATGCTTTTTGA
- a CDS encoding HepT-like ribonuclease domain-containing protein, which translates to MIEDADRIATFIDGMNLVADERTIFAVERLLQRITEAAIQIPSDEAGYLGPDVPVAKMRAFGNRLRHEYRDVARNVIFDLARIEVPLVRAAAELALES; encoded by the coding sequence ATGATCGAGGATGCCGATCGCATCGCGACGTTCATCGACGGCATGAACCTCGTTGCGGACGAGCGTACGATCTTCGCGGTCGAGCGTCTGCTTCAGCGCATCACCGAAGCTGCCATTCAAATACCTTCGGACGAAGCGGGGTATCTGGGGCCGGACGTGCCGGTGGCGAAGATGCGTGCGTTCGGCAACCGCTTGCGTCATGAATATCGCGATGTCGCGCGCAACGTAATCTTCGATCTGGCACGGATCGAAGTACCGCTGGTTCGTGCCGCAGCCGAACTTGCCCTGGAAAGCTGA